A single region of the Oncorhynchus keta strain PuntledgeMale-10-30-2019 chromosome 37, Oket_V2, whole genome shotgun sequence genome encodes:
- the LOC118378905 gene encoding uncharacterized protein LOC118378905, with amino-acid sequence MVNRVWHVVCVLCCVCVSVCVNAEEYEVNYADNYENEITQDQQDGDSPVTTCQATDLSRWNKLFVALEDSHQRDMMLMEALEQRCGAPGVCQQCLPAIEAVCRGQTEQASPRLHQGLVELKEEATEREGRMNSSIQQIRQEGAESYGRMMAVLHHLLQNSKEQNHRLHRLEECKLTGEVTEGAGSIGARHREAEPIRTGHKENGLGLGEGLSGRGGPIGTKPGSIGAGLGLGLGMKLFSSSTKKQLVTSSPSSDPGKIERPLVAIAMEMQKVQTQLGLISSVGN; translated from the exons ATGGTGAACAGGGTCTGGCATGTGGTGTGTgtgctctgctgtgtgtgtgtgtcggtgtgtgtgaaCGCAGAGGAATATGAAGTGAACTACGCAGACAACTACGAAAACGAGATTACACAGGACCAACAGGACG ggGACTCCCCTGTGACTACCTGCCAGGCTACAGACCTCTCTCGCTGGAACAAACTCTTCGTGGCTCTGGAGGACTCCCACCAGAGGGATATGATGCTGATGGAAGCCCTGGAGCAACGCTGTGGAGCCCCGGGAGTCTGCCAGCAGTGCCTGCCCGCCATCGAGGCAGTTTGCCGGGGGCAGACAGAGCAGGCGAGCCCCAGGCTCCATCAAGGCCTAGTGGAGCTGAAGGAGGAGGCAACAGAGCGAGAGGGGAGGATGAATTCTTCAATACAGCAGATCAGGCAGGAGGGAGCAGAAAGTTATGGGAGGATGATGGCTGTGTTACATCATCTCCTTCAGAACAGCAAAGAGCAGAACCATAGACTACATCGATTGGAGGAGTGTAAGCTGACAGGGGAGGTGACAGAAGGGGCTGGATCTATAGGAGCCAGGCATAGAGAAGCAGAGCCAATCAGGACAGGGCATAAAGAGAATGGGTTGGGTTTGGGGGAGGGGCTTAGTGGGAGAGGTGGACCAATAGGTACAAAGCCTGGCAGTATAGGGGCGGGTCTCGGACTGGGTTTGGGCATGAAGCTGTTCTCGTCAAGCACAAAGAAACAGTTAGtgacatcatcaccatcatcggACCCGGGAAAGATTGAGCGGCCTCTGGTTGCTATAGCGATGGAAATGCAGAAGGTGCAGACCCAGCTGGGCCTAATATCCTCTGTAGGGAACTAA
- the LOC118381599 gene encoding mucin-17-like isoform X1 produces the protein MDITRLAVDAGAFINRAVQYTEEALGQAEKTELDSRLVSLLDRADSTKTWTDKIISQTETLLQPNPGARLEDLLYKGLDWSAPERPTPHELLSENMMDAALELGRHTPYGSTLIKCGELERQIGVANKKLIQSTDINFLSPLRRFTDQEYTVIQNERRQLVNKRLDLDIAKARLRKAQEADSEARGLNANPLGEEYVAHVSYMFSFLRVRWLKMWAQEVSQAEMELRISQCVFDRQSEITRLLLEGINTTHAAHLRSLSDFVEAQGSYYAQCYQLTQDLHTQLACTPPLICYNNNGHLETNQPSTGNLPLATIQPLATSDSATTNQATSQPLSTNQANSQPLATNQTANESSKTNKSSTTNKSLTNNQTSRQLLATTGSSTSNQALSIIQTNSQALQTNQATSQPLQTNQATSQPLQTNQATSQPLQTNQAIRQPLQTNQATSQPLQTNQATSQPLQTNQATSQPRQTNQATSQPLGTNQATSQPLQTNQETRQPLQTNQATNQPLGTNQATSQPLQTNPATSQPLRTNQATSQPRQTNQATSQPLQTNQATSQPLGTNQATSLPLQTNQATRQPLQTNPATRQPLGTNQATSQSLQTIQATNESPTTNVFSTTNESSTTNQVTNQPSTSNQVTNQSLATYRTNSQPLATNESSTNNENSTNNRATSQPLKTNQATRQPLQTNQATNESPTTNVSSSTNQATNQPLKTNQELIEPLATNESSTTNQPIQTNPATRQPLGTNQATSQSLQTIQATNESPTTNVFSTTNESSTTNQVTNQPSTSNQVTNQSLATYRTISQPLATNESSTNNENSTNNRATSQPLKTNQATRQPLQTNQATNESPTTNVSSSTNQATNQPLKTKQELIEPLATNESSTTNQPIQTNQATDSP, from the exons ATGGACATCACGAGGCTCGCTGTGGACGCGGGCGCGTTTATCAACCGAGCTGTTCAG TATACGGAGGAAGCTCTGGGACAGGCTGAGAAGACAGAGTTGGACAGCCGGTTGGTGAGTCTCCTGGACAGAGCAGACTCCACTAAGACCTGGACTGACAAAATCATCTCACAGACTGAGACTTTATTGCAGCCTAACCCTg GAGCTCGTTTAGAGGACTTGTTGTATAAGGGTCTGGATTGGAGCGCCCCTGAGAGGCCAACCCCCCACGAGCTGCTGAGTGAAAACATGATGGACGCTGCTCTGGAACTGGGGAGACACACACcctacg gtagtacTCTGATTAAGTGTGGGGAGTTGGAGAGGCAGATCGGGGTGGCAAACAAGAAGCTGATCCAGAGTACAGACATCaacttcctgtctcctctacggAGGTTTACTGACCAGGAATACACCGtcatacag AATGAGCGCAGACAGCTGGTGAATAAGCGGTTAGATCTGGACATTGCGAAGGCCAGACTGAGAAAGGCACAGGAAGCAGACAGCGAGGCCCGG ggTCTAAATGCTAACCCATTAGGAGAGGAGTATGTAGCTCATGTCTCCTACATGTTCAGCTTCCTACGAGTCAGATGGCTGAAG ATGTGGGCCCAGGAAGTCTCTCAGGCAGAGATGGAGCTGAGGATCTCTCAGTGTGTGTTTGAccgacagtcagagatcaccagaCTACTGCTGGAGGGAATCAACACTACACAT GCTGCCCATTTGAGAAGCCTGTCTGACTTTGTAGAAGCCCAGGGTAGCTACTACGCTCAGTGTTACCAGCTCACACAGGACCTACACACCCAACTGGCctg CACTCCCCCTCTGATCTGCTACAATAACAACGGGCACTTAGAAACTAACCAACCCTCAACAGGTAACCTGCCCTTAGCAACTATTCAGCCCCTAGCAACCAGTGACTCTGCAACAACCAACCAGGCAACTAGCCAACCCCTATCAACCAACCAGGCAAACAGCCAACCCTTAGCAACCAACCAGACAGCAAATGAGTCCTCAAAAACCAACAAGTCCTCGACAACCAATAAGTCCTTGACAAACAACCAGACAAGCAGACAACTCTTAGCAACCACTGGATCCTCTACAAGCAACCAG GCTTTGTCAATCATCCAGACAAACAGCCAAGCCCTACAAACCAACCAGGCAACCAGCCAACCCCTACAAACCAACCAGGCAACCAGCCAACCCCTACAAACCAACCAGGCAACCAGCCAACCCCTACAAACCAACCAGGCAATCCGCCAACCCCTACAAACCAACCAGGCAACCAGCCAACCCCTACAAACCAACCAGGCAACCAGCCAACCTCTGCAAACCAACCAGGCAACCAGCCAACCCCGGCAAACCAACCAGGCAACCAGCCAACCTCTAGGAACCAACCAGGCAACCAGCCAACCTCTACAAaccaaccaggaaaccagacaacCCCTACAAACCAACCAGGCAACAAACCAACCTCTAGGAACCAACCAGGCAACCAGCCAACCTCTACAAACCAACCCGGCAACCAGCCAACCTCTAAGAACCAACCAGGCAACCAGCCAACCCCGACAAACCAACCAGGCAACCAGCCAACCCCTACAAACCAACCAGGCAACCAGCCAACCTCTAGGAACCAACCAGGCAACCAGCCTACCTCTACAAACCAACCAGGCAACCAGACAACCCCTACAAACCAACCCGGCAACCAGACAACCTCTAGGAACCAACCAGGCAACCAGCCAATCCCTACAAACCATCCAGGCAACCAATGAGTCCCCTACAACCAATGTGTTCTCAACAACTAATGAGTCCTCGACCACCAACCAGGTAACTAACCAGCCCTCGACATCCAATCAGGTAACAAACCAATCTCTAGCAACCTACCGGACAAACAGCCAGCCCTTAGCAACCAATGAGTCGTCGACAAACAACGAGAATTCGACAAACAACCGGGCAACCAGCCAGCCCTTGAAAACCAACCAGGCAACCAGACAGCCCCTACAAACCAACCAGGCAACCAATGAGTCCCCAACAACCAATGTATCCTCATCAACCAACCAGGCAACAAACCAACCCTTGAAAACCAACCAGGAACTTATCGAACCCTTAGCAACCAATGAGTCATCAACCACCAACCAACCCATACAAACCAACCCAGCAACCAGACAACCTCTAGGAACCAACCAGGCTACCAGCCAATCCCTACAAACCATCCAGGCAACCAATGAGTCCCCAACAACCAATGTGTTCTCAACAACTAATGAGTCCTCGACCACCAACCAGGTAACTAACCAGCCCTCGACATCCAATCAGGTAACCAACCAATCTCTAGCAACCTACCGGACAATCAGCCAGCCCTTAGCAACCAATGAGTCGTCGACAAACAACGAGAACTCGACAAACAACCGGGCAACCAGCCAGCCCTTGAAAACCAACCAGGCAACCAGACAACCCCTACAAACCAACCAGGCAACCAATGAGTCCCCAACAACCAATGTATCCTCATCAACCAACCAGGCAACAAACCAACCCTTGAAAACCAAACAGGAACTCATCGAACCCTTAGCAACCAATGAGTCATCAACCACCAACCAACCCATACAAACCAACCAGGCAACAGACAGCCCTTGA
- the LOC118381599 gene encoding mucin-17-like isoform X2, whose product MMDAALELGRHTPYGSTLIKCGELERQIGVANKKLIQSTDINFLSPLRRFTDQEYTVIQNERRQLVNKRLDLDIAKARLRKAQEADSEARGLNANPLGEEYVAHVSYMFSFLRVRWLKMWAQEVSQAEMELRISQCVFDRQSEITRLLLEGINTTHAAHLRSLSDFVEAQGSYYAQCYQLTQDLHTQLACTPPLICYNNNGHLETNQPSTGNLPLATIQPLATSDSATTNQATSQPLSTNQANSQPLATNQTANESSKTNKSSTTNKSLTNNQTSRQLLATTGSSTSNQALSIIQTNSQALQTNQATSQPLQTNQATSQPLQTNQATSQPLQTNQAIRQPLQTNQATSQPLQTNQATSQPLQTNQATSQPRQTNQATSQPLGTNQATSQPLQTNQETRQPLQTNQATNQPLGTNQATSQPLQTNPATSQPLRTNQATSQPRQTNQATSQPLQTNQATSQPLGTNQATSLPLQTNQATRQPLQTNPATRQPLGTNQATSQSLQTIQATNESPTTNVFSTTNESSTTNQVTNQPSTSNQVTNQSLATYRTNSQPLATNESSTNNENSTNNRATSQPLKTNQATRQPLQTNQATNESPTTNVSSSTNQATNQPLKTNQELIEPLATNESSTTNQPIQTNPATRQPLGTNQATSQSLQTIQATNESPTTNVFSTTNESSTTNQVTNQPSTSNQVTNQSLATYRTISQPLATNESSTNNENSTNNRATSQPLKTNQATRQPLQTNQATNESPTTNVSSSTNQATNQPLKTKQELIEPLATNESSTTNQPIQTNQATDSP is encoded by the exons ATGATGGACGCTGCTCTGGAACTGGGGAGACACACACcctacg gtagtacTCTGATTAAGTGTGGGGAGTTGGAGAGGCAGATCGGGGTGGCAAACAAGAAGCTGATCCAGAGTACAGACATCaacttcctgtctcctctacggAGGTTTACTGACCAGGAATACACCGtcatacag AATGAGCGCAGACAGCTGGTGAATAAGCGGTTAGATCTGGACATTGCGAAGGCCAGACTGAGAAAGGCACAGGAAGCAGACAGCGAGGCCCGG ggTCTAAATGCTAACCCATTAGGAGAGGAGTATGTAGCTCATGTCTCCTACATGTTCAGCTTCCTACGAGTCAGATGGCTGAAG ATGTGGGCCCAGGAAGTCTCTCAGGCAGAGATGGAGCTGAGGATCTCTCAGTGTGTGTTTGAccgacagtcagagatcaccagaCTACTGCTGGAGGGAATCAACACTACACAT GCTGCCCATTTGAGAAGCCTGTCTGACTTTGTAGAAGCCCAGGGTAGCTACTACGCTCAGTGTTACCAGCTCACACAGGACCTACACACCCAACTGGCctg CACTCCCCCTCTGATCTGCTACAATAACAACGGGCACTTAGAAACTAACCAACCCTCAACAGGTAACCTGCCCTTAGCAACTATTCAGCCCCTAGCAACCAGTGACTCTGCAACAACCAACCAGGCAACTAGCCAACCCCTATCAACCAACCAGGCAAACAGCCAACCCTTAGCAACCAACCAGACAGCAAATGAGTCCTCAAAAACCAACAAGTCCTCGACAACCAATAAGTCCTTGACAAACAACCAGACAAGCAGACAACTCTTAGCAACCACTGGATCCTCTACAAGCAACCAG GCTTTGTCAATCATCCAGACAAACAGCCAAGCCCTACAAACCAACCAGGCAACCAGCCAACCCCTACAAACCAACCAGGCAACCAGCCAACCCCTACAAACCAACCAGGCAACCAGCCAACCCCTACAAACCAACCAGGCAATCCGCCAACCCCTACAAACCAACCAGGCAACCAGCCAACCCCTACAAACCAACCAGGCAACCAGCCAACCTCTGCAAACCAACCAGGCAACCAGCCAACCCCGGCAAACCAACCAGGCAACCAGCCAACCTCTAGGAACCAACCAGGCAACCAGCCAACCTCTACAAaccaaccaggaaaccagacaacCCCTACAAACCAACCAGGCAACAAACCAACCTCTAGGAACCAACCAGGCAACCAGCCAACCTCTACAAACCAACCCGGCAACCAGCCAACCTCTAAGAACCAACCAGGCAACCAGCCAACCCCGACAAACCAACCAGGCAACCAGCCAACCCCTACAAACCAACCAGGCAACCAGCCAACCTCTAGGAACCAACCAGGCAACCAGCCTACCTCTACAAACCAACCAGGCAACCAGACAACCCCTACAAACCAACCCGGCAACCAGACAACCTCTAGGAACCAACCAGGCAACCAGCCAATCCCTACAAACCATCCAGGCAACCAATGAGTCCCCTACAACCAATGTGTTCTCAACAACTAATGAGTCCTCGACCACCAACCAGGTAACTAACCAGCCCTCGACATCCAATCAGGTAACAAACCAATCTCTAGCAACCTACCGGACAAACAGCCAGCCCTTAGCAACCAATGAGTCGTCGACAAACAACGAGAATTCGACAAACAACCGGGCAACCAGCCAGCCCTTGAAAACCAACCAGGCAACCAGACAGCCCCTACAAACCAACCAGGCAACCAATGAGTCCCCAACAACCAATGTATCCTCATCAACCAACCAGGCAACAAACCAACCCTTGAAAACCAACCAGGAACTTATCGAACCCTTAGCAACCAATGAGTCATCAACCACCAACCAACCCATACAAACCAACCCAGCAACCAGACAACCTCTAGGAACCAACCAGGCTACCAGCCAATCCCTACAAACCATCCAGGCAACCAATGAGTCCCCAACAACCAATGTGTTCTCAACAACTAATGAGTCCTCGACCACCAACCAGGTAACTAACCAGCCCTCGACATCCAATCAGGTAACCAACCAATCTCTAGCAACCTACCGGACAATCAGCCAGCCCTTAGCAACCAATGAGTCGTCGACAAACAACGAGAACTCGACAAACAACCGGGCAACCAGCCAGCCCTTGAAAACCAACCAGGCAACCAGACAACCCCTACAAACCAACCAGGCAACCAATGAGTCCCCAACAACCAATGTATCCTCATCAACCAACCAGGCAACAAACCAACCCTTGAAAACCAAACAGGAACTCATCGAACCCTTAGCAACCAATGAGTCATCAACCACCAACCAACCCATACAAACCAACCAGGCAACAGACAGCCCTTGA